A single window of Microbispora hainanensis DNA harbors:
- a CDS encoding LCP family protein: MVTPDLAPRNGARPSTRRGRPASAATALIGWVALSAVLPGAAHLRAGRWRTGLLLLGGYLTVVVAVVCVALGADAGLAGRALGWLGQISLVFGACAVAWFWLVIRSYVVLRPGRLPRRGQVLTGLVAGVLAVTVAVPFAIAARYARVSEETLDSLFAAPAGTGQAAGVVRREDPWAGRDRVNVLLLGGDWGDNRIGMRTDSINVASVDVHTGNTVLLGLPRNLEHVRFPPGSAMAARFPFGFQLPEYHPGWREDLLFSVWQYADDHPELFGGRRNMGAEVLKETVGHILGLRIDWYALVNIWGFAKMIDALGGLVVSVDRDIVYGLHDEGVVRAGTRRLNGTEALWYARSRTLSDDFDRMHRQRCVLGALLSQADPATVLTRFTEIAAATRRLLSTDVPRPMLEHLVPLAWKVKHAAITSLQFVPPLINTAYPDWDRIRLLTAKAIRASEHAQAGPSAPPSGAPSAQGRHRHRHRHSPPPSPTPVLSPEGTPSPIDDGCGAPSAAMTS, from the coding sequence GTGGTCACCCCTGATCTCGCACCCCGGAACGGCGCCCGGCCGTCGACGCGTCGCGGCCGCCCGGCGTCCGCGGCCACCGCCCTCATCGGCTGGGTGGCGCTGTCGGCGGTGCTGCCCGGGGCGGCGCACCTGCGCGCGGGCCGGTGGCGCACCGGGCTGCTCCTGCTCGGCGGCTACCTGACCGTGGTCGTCGCCGTCGTGTGCGTGGCCCTCGGCGCGGACGCCGGCCTCGCCGGACGCGCGCTCGGCTGGCTGGGCCAGATCTCGCTGGTGTTCGGGGCCTGTGCCGTCGCCTGGTTCTGGCTGGTCATCCGTTCGTACGTCGTCCTGCGGCCCGGCCGGCTGCCCCGCAGGGGGCAGGTCCTCACCGGCCTGGTCGCGGGCGTGCTCGCGGTCACCGTCGCGGTGCCGTTCGCGATCGCCGCCCGATATGCGCGCGTATCCGAGGAGACCCTCGACTCGCTGTTCGCCGCGCCGGCCGGGACCGGCCAGGCCGCCGGTGTCGTACGCCGGGAGGACCCGTGGGCGGGCCGCGACCGGGTCAACGTGCTCCTGCTCGGGGGCGACTGGGGCGACAACCGGATCGGGATGCGCACCGACAGCATCAACGTCGCGAGCGTGGACGTGCACACCGGCAACACCGTGCTGCTTGGCCTGCCGCGCAACCTGGAACACGTCCGGTTCCCCCCGGGCAGCGCCATGGCCGCCCGCTTCCCCTTCGGCTTCCAGCTCCCGGAGTATCACCCCGGCTGGCGAGAGGACCTGCTGTTCTCGGTGTGGCAGTACGCCGACGACCATCCCGAGCTGTTCGGCGGGCGGCGGAACATGGGCGCCGAGGTCCTCAAGGAGACGGTCGGCCACATCCTCGGCCTGCGGATCGACTGGTACGCCCTGGTCAACATCTGGGGCTTCGCGAAGATGATCGACGCCCTCGGCGGGCTCGTGGTGTCGGTGGACCGCGACATCGTCTACGGCCTGCACGACGAGGGCGTCGTCAGGGCGGGCACCCGGCGGCTGAACGGCACCGAGGCGTTGTGGTACGCGCGCTCCCGCACCCTCAGTGACGACTTCGACCGGATGCACCGGCAGCGGTGCGTCCTCGGGGCCCTGCTCTCCCAGGCCGACCCGGCCACCGTGCTGACGCGGTTCACCGAGATCGCGGCGGCCACCCGCAGGCTGCTCAGCACCGACGTGCCCCGGCCCATGCTGGAACACCTGGTGCCGCTGGCCTGGAAGGTCAAGCACGCCGCGATCACCAGCCTGCAGTTCGTGCCGCCGCTGATCAACACCGCCTATCCCGACTGGGACCGGATCCGGCTGCTCACCGCCAAGGCGATCCGCGCCTCCGAGCACGCCCAGGCCGGTCCGTCCGCCCCACCGTCCGGCGCCCCGTCCGCTCAGGGACGGCACCGGCATCGGCACCGGCACTCGCCGCCGCCCTCCCCCACGCCCGTGCTCTCGCCCGAGGGAACGCCGAGCCCGATCGACGACGGCTGCGGGGCGCCGAGCGCGGCGATGACGAGCTGA
- a CDS encoding enolase C-terminal domain-like protein, whose translation MPRVRELEVFRMTLPYGRRPETVLVKITDYGGMVGWGEAVDPAEAGPLERALPALIGIDWEHPSELGEIPGGAAGDMACWDLWGRMNGVPLSHALGGSRTSLIATVRLSADRSLESMVARVNRHVCAGYGHVTLDVHPGWDVEPLRAVRAAYPGLAIAVDGRGAYTEIAQLEALDAYGVVAIERPFKDLLTSADLQDRVSAQVAVEVASVAELDEAVSLNAGRALLLRPAKFGSLGAVRLAHDRAVEAGWDIVCAGGLGAGLARAATVAVASLPGCSLPSDVAEPPKSAQVVLPPVGASGGVVAVPLTQPGLGHTVDEDRVRRMARASFRV comes from the coding sequence GTGCCGCGTGTCCGGGAGCTGGAGGTCTTCAGGATGACCCTGCCGTACGGCAGGCGTCCGGAGACCGTCCTGGTGAAGATCACGGACTACGGCGGCATGGTCGGGTGGGGCGAGGCCGTCGATCCCGCCGAGGCCGGCCCGCTCGAGCGGGCCCTGCCCGCGCTCATCGGCATCGACTGGGAGCACCCGTCGGAGCTGGGGGAGATCCCCGGCGGCGCGGCCGGAGACATGGCCTGCTGGGACCTGTGGGGCCGCATGAACGGCGTCCCGCTCTCCCACGCCCTCGGCGGCAGCCGCACGTCGCTGATCGCGACCGTCAGGCTGTCGGCGGACCGCTCCCTGGAGAGCATGGTCGCCCGGGTGAACCGGCACGTGTGCGCGGGCTACGGGCACGTGACCCTCGACGTCCACCCCGGCTGGGACGTCGAGCCGCTGCGCGCCGTGCGCGCCGCCTATCCCGGCCTGGCCATCGCGGTGGACGGGCGCGGCGCCTACACGGAGATCGCGCAGCTGGAGGCGCTGGACGCCTACGGGGTGGTGGCCATCGAGCGCCCCTTCAAGGACCTGCTGACCAGCGCCGACCTGCAAGACCGGGTGTCGGCCCAGGTCGCCGTCGAGGTGGCCTCGGTGGCCGAGCTCGACGAGGCGGTGAGCCTCAACGCGGGCCGGGCGCTGCTGCTGCGTCCCGCGAAGTTCGGCTCGCTCGGCGCCGTACGGCTCGCGCACGACCGTGCGGTGGAGGCCGGGTGGGACATCGTCTGCGCCGGCGGCCTCGGGGCGGGGCTGGCCCGGGCCGCGACGGTCGCCGTCGCCAGCCTGCCCGGCTGCTCGCTGCCCAGCGACGTCGCAGAGCCGCCGAAGAGCGCGCAGGTGGTGCTCCCGCCCGTCGGCGCGTCCGGCGGGGTCGTCGCGGTGCCGCTCACCCAGCCGGGTCTCGGGCACACGGTGGACGAGGACCGGGTGCGCCGCATGGCCCGCGCGTCGTTCCGCGTCTGA
- a CDS encoding AAA family ATPase, with product MRLHRLRMVAFGSFPGTEEVDFDALGEAGLFLIHGPTGAGKTTVLDAVCYALYGRVPGQRESARSLRCDHAPPDRGPSVTLELTIRGRRLRITRSPAWMRPKLRGSGLVEEKAKARVEELTEPGGQWVVRSTRSDEAGDFVNTLTGMTAAQFCQVAMLPQGEFAKFLRAGGEERRELLERLFSVRVFSDVERWLADHRTRTWREAQELGQRVESVLDRMRGAAGDDLPLPEEAGDPAAWAGETLGLARGALADAVTARAASQEALLSARARLEEGRALADRQRRHAAALARRQELDAAADERSDLEAMLDEAARADRVAPLIRQAVQRTETAAKARWVAADAVLRVLPGLGPEPDGEPDADRREATRQGAVRLDTERIDTERIDTERIETERIDTERIETELPDPERLAVLERERRDEIARVSQILPEEERLRQVRGERADAERALAELTEQEAELTRRLAALPAERLDVEERLAGARAAAASLPGLTAVRDAALRLREVTGQAARLDAELARLADDEARARAAQAELPELLAGAEERLRGLRDMAARVPALEAAAQMAGDRLEAARLRDALTAQLEEAEHDRRAAVDLAQERRDRLQEVRQARIDGMAAELAAGLVPGAPCAVCGATEHPGPAAPAARAATADDEQAAQEAFEAAQRAREEAETTVAALSSRLGDAAARAGGLSQDDASAALADAREELARLRAAETAVAAAEAEAGRLAAELESARDRAAELTGLLTETRTRRDALLAEGERLAAGLEGDLATAEAELERARSLAAAEEELAAQAARLAAELEELGARAARTGAALAEARAHRDGLEAGERRLAEVIDAARGEDPSLAARLDRLREEADLLREAAEAAATAAAADRESETALAEAARAARAEGFASVEHASAAVRTPEEREAMSERLGHLDAERATVEGLLADPELVAAAAEPPADLPELEAGHERAERDHTARTSAHDRAKARLDQLTGLAAELDAALRAYRPAEERHRLARRLAELATGTSGDNRWHMRLSAYVLGERLRQVVDAANERLDHMSGGRYLLRHDLNRSAGDRGRSGGGLGLRVLDAWTGVERDPATLSGGESFITSLALALGLADVVTDEAGGAEIGTLFVDEGFGTLDDETLDDVLDILDGLREGGRAVGVVSHVAELRVRIPAQLRVVKGRSGSTLSHH from the coding sequence GTGAGGCTGCATCGGCTGCGCATGGTCGCGTTCGGGTCGTTCCCCGGCACCGAGGAGGTCGACTTCGACGCGCTCGGCGAGGCGGGCCTGTTCCTGATCCACGGGCCGACCGGCGCCGGCAAGACGACCGTGCTCGACGCCGTCTGCTACGCCCTGTACGGCAGGGTGCCCGGTCAGCGGGAGAGCGCCCGGAGCCTGCGCTGCGACCACGCGCCGCCCGACCGCGGGCCGTCGGTCACGCTGGAGCTGACGATCCGGGGCAGGCGGCTGCGCATCACCCGTTCGCCCGCCTGGATGCGGCCCAAGCTGCGGGGTTCCGGCCTGGTCGAGGAGAAGGCCAAGGCCCGCGTCGAGGAGCTGACCGAGCCCGGCGGGCAGTGGGTCGTGCGCAGCACCCGCAGCGACGAGGCCGGCGACTTCGTGAACACGCTGACGGGCATGACCGCGGCCCAGTTCTGCCAGGTCGCGATGCTGCCGCAGGGCGAGTTCGCGAAGTTCCTGCGGGCAGGCGGCGAGGAGCGACGTGAGCTGCTGGAACGGCTCTTCTCCGTGCGGGTGTTCAGCGACGTGGAGCGGTGGCTGGCCGACCATCGCACGCGCACGTGGCGGGAGGCGCAGGAGCTCGGCCAGCGGGTCGAGTCGGTGCTCGACCGCATGCGCGGCGCGGCGGGCGACGACCTGCCGCTGCCCGAGGAGGCCGGCGATCCCGCGGCCTGGGCGGGGGAGACGCTCGGCCTCGCCCGCGGCGCGCTCGCCGACGCGGTCACGGCCCGCGCGGCCAGCCAGGAGGCGCTGCTGTCGGCCCGTGCCCGGCTGGAGGAGGGCCGTGCCCTGGCCGACCGGCAGCGCAGGCACGCCGCCGCACTCGCCCGGCGGCAGGAGCTCGACGCGGCGGCGGACGAGCGGTCGGACCTGGAGGCGATGCTCGACGAGGCCGCCCGCGCCGACCGGGTGGCGCCGCTGATCCGGCAGGCCGTCCAGCGGACGGAGACCGCCGCCAAGGCGCGGTGGGTGGCCGCCGACGCCGTGCTCCGCGTGCTCCCCGGCCTCGGTCCGGAGCCCGACGGGGAACCGGACGCGGACCGGCGGGAGGCCACGCGGCAAGGTGCCGTGCGGCTCGACACGGAACGAATCGACACGGAACGAATCGACACGGAACGAATCGAGACCGAGCGAATCGACACGGAGCGAATCGAGACCGAGCTGCCGGATCCGGAGCGGCTGGCCGTGCTGGAGCGGGAGCGGCGCGACGAGATCGCCCGGGTGAGCCAGATCCTCCCGGAGGAGGAGCGCCTGCGGCAGGTGCGAGGCGAGCGCGCCGACGCCGAACGCGCGCTGGCGGAGCTGACCGAGCAGGAGGCGGAGCTGACGCGGCGGCTGGCGGCCCTGCCGGCCGAGCGGCTCGACGTCGAGGAACGGCTCGCCGGGGCGCGTGCGGCGGCGGCGAGCCTGCCGGGCCTGACGGCCGTCAGGGACGCCGCGCTGCGCCTGCGGGAGGTCACCGGGCAGGCCGCGCGGCTGGACGCGGAACTGGCCCGGCTCGCCGATGACGAGGCGCGGGCCCGGGCCGCGCAGGCGGAGCTGCCGGAGCTGCTGGCCGGGGCCGAGGAGCGGCTCAGGGGCCTGCGCGACATGGCCGCGCGCGTCCCCGCGCTGGAGGCCGCCGCGCAGATGGCGGGGGACCGGCTGGAGGCCGCGCGGCTGCGCGACGCCCTGACCGCCCAGCTGGAGGAGGCCGAGCACGACCGGCGCGCCGCCGTCGACCTGGCCCAGGAGCGTCGCGACCGGCTGCAGGAGGTCCGCCAGGCGAGGATCGACGGGATGGCCGCCGAGCTGGCGGCCGGGCTCGTGCCCGGGGCGCCCTGCGCCGTCTGCGGCGCCACCGAACACCCCGGCCCCGCCGCGCCCGCCGCACGGGCCGCGACCGCGGACGACGAGCAGGCGGCGCAGGAGGCGTTCGAGGCCGCCCAGCGGGCGCGCGAGGAGGCGGAGACGACCGTCGCCGCGCTCTCGTCGCGGCTCGGCGACGCCGCGGCGCGTGCGGGGGGCCTGTCCCAGGACGACGCGTCCGCCGCCCTCGCCGACGCCCGCGAGGAGCTGGCGCGGCTGCGCGCGGCCGAGACGGCGGTCGCGGCGGCCGAGGCGGAGGCCGGGCGGCTCGCGGCGGAGCTGGAGTCGGCCCGCGACCGGGCGGCCGAGCTGACCGGGCTGCTGACCGAGACCAGGACCAGGCGGGACGCGCTGCTCGCGGAGGGAGAGCGGCTCGCCGCCGGGCTGGAGGGCGACCTCGCGACGGCGGAGGCGGAGCTGGAACGCGCCCGCTCCCTGGCCGCCGCCGAAGAGGAACTGGCCGCCCAGGCCGCCCGGCTCGCGGCCGAGCTGGAGGAGCTGGGCGCGCGGGCCGCGCGCACCGGTGCGGCGCTCGCCGAGGCCCGCGCGCACCGGGACGGGCTGGAGGCCGGCGAGCGCAGGCTGGCCGAGGTGATCGACGCCGCCCGGGGCGAGGATCCCTCGCTCGCCGCCCGCCTCGACCGGCTGCGTGAGGAGGCGGATCTGCTCAGGGAGGCCGCCGAGGCTGCGGCCACGGCGGCCGCCGCCGATCGCGAGAGCGAGACCGCGCTGGCCGAGGCGGCCAGGGCCGCCCGCGCGGAGGGGTTCGCGAGCGTGGAGCACGCCTCGGCCGCCGTGCGCACGCCGGAGGAACGGGAGGCGATGTCCGAGCGGCTGGGACACCTGGACGCCGAACGGGCCACGGTCGAAGGGCTGCTCGCCGATCCCGAGCTGGTCGCGGCGGCGGCCGAGCCCCCCGCCGACCTGCCGGAGCTGGAAGCCGGTCACGAGCGCGCCGAGCGCGACCACACCGCCCGCACCTCGGCGCACGACCGGGCGAAGGCCAGGCTCGACCAGCTCACGGGGCTCGCCGCCGAACTGGACGCCGCGCTGCGCGCCTACCGGCCCGCAGAGGAACGGCACCGCCTGGCGCGCCGGCTCGCCGAGCTGGCGACCGGCACGTCCGGCGACAACCGGTGGCACATGAGGCTGTCGGCGTACGTGCTGGGCGAGCGCCTCCGCCAGGTCGTCGACGCCGCGAACGAGCGGCTCGACCACATGTCGGGCGGGCGCTATCTGCTGCGGCACGACCTGAACCGGTCCGCGGGCGACCGGGGCCGGTCGGGCGGCGGGCTGGGCCTGCGCGTGCTCGACGCCTGGACCGGTGTGGAACGCGACCCGGCCACGCTCTCCGGCGGCGAGAGCTTCATCACCTCGCTCGCCCTGGCGCTGGGCCTGGCCGACGTGGTGACCGACGAGGCGGGCGGGGCCGAGATCGGCACCCTCTTCGTCGACGAGGGCTTCGGCACGCTCGACGACGAGACGCTCGACGACGTGCTCGACATCCTCGACGGCCTGCGCGAGGGCGGCCGGGCCGTCGGCGTGGTCAGCCACGTCGCCGAGCTCCGGGTGCGCATCCCCGCGCAGCTCCGCGTGGTCAAGGGCCGCTCCGGTTCCACCCTCTCGCACCACTGA
- a CDS encoding MFS transporter: MTAPAAVFSRRYRALSVGIVALVMLVAFEYLAVATAMPLIGRELNGYHLYGLAFSGGMAANVIATVVGGRWSDARGPYPALWTGVAGFLAGLAVSGFAPDMEVFLVGRFLQGLGGGLFNVALYVLVAQAYPSAMHPRVFSVLAAAWVLPSVVGPAVTGFVAETWSWRLIFLGVAVLSLPAALIMYRGLPAGEGQPREAMGRAFLPRFAWGVCAAIGAALLQYGSGAAGAGIVLAVAGLAILALTLPKLLPKGTLRAARGLPTVIALRGLAAGAFFAAEVFVPLMLVQERHLNTAEAGLALTGGALAWSLGSWIQGRRPHARAMTIRLGATLIAAGICVTALIVIPATPALVVFGGWIVAGLGIGMIFPTLSVLVLELSAPGEEGRNSSSLSIGESVFSVVAVAVTGAVFAAYGGRPWVYVTCLGLLVVMAGTATLVGGRFEHRREPGTMEV, translated from the coding sequence ATGACCGCTCCAGCCGCCGTCTTCAGCCGGCGCTACCGTGCCCTGAGCGTCGGGATCGTGGCTCTCGTCATGCTCGTGGCGTTCGAATATCTGGCGGTGGCCACCGCGATGCCGCTCATCGGCCGGGAGCTGAACGGCTACCACCTCTACGGCCTGGCGTTCAGCGGCGGCATGGCGGCGAACGTCATCGCCACGGTGGTGGGGGGACGCTGGAGCGACGCCCGGGGGCCGTACCCCGCCCTGTGGACGGGAGTGGCGGGGTTCCTCGCCGGGCTCGCGGTGTCCGGGTTCGCGCCCGACATGGAGGTCTTCCTCGTGGGCCGGTTCCTCCAGGGGCTCGGCGGTGGTCTGTTCAACGTGGCGTTGTACGTCCTGGTCGCCCAGGCGTACCCCTCGGCCATGCACCCGCGGGTGTTCTCCGTGCTGGCCGCGGCGTGGGTGCTGCCGTCCGTGGTCGGCCCGGCCGTCACCGGCTTCGTGGCGGAGACCTGGAGCTGGCGCCTGATCTTCCTGGGCGTGGCGGTGCTGTCGCTCCCCGCCGCGCTGATCATGTATCGGGGACTGCCCGCCGGGGAGGGGCAGCCCAGGGAGGCGATGGGCCGGGCCTTCCTGCCCCGGTTCGCCTGGGGCGTCTGCGCCGCGATCGGCGCGGCGCTGCTGCAGTACGGCAGCGGCGCGGCGGGCGCGGGGATCGTCCTCGCGGTCGCCGGGCTGGCGATCCTCGCGCTGACGCTGCCGAAGCTGCTGCCGAAGGGGACGCTGCGCGCCGCCCGCGGACTGCCCACCGTGATCGCGCTGCGCGGCCTGGCCGCCGGAGCGTTCTTCGCCGCCGAGGTGTTCGTCCCGCTGATGCTGGTGCAGGAGCGGCACCTGAACACGGCCGAGGCCGGGCTCGCGCTCACCGGCGGGGCACTCGCCTGGTCGCTCGGCTCGTGGATCCAGGGCCGCAGGCCCCACGCGCGGGCGATGACCATCCGCCTCGGCGCGACCCTGATCGCCGCCGGCATCTGCGTCACCGCTTTGATCGTGATCCCCGCCACGCCGGCCCTCGTGGTCTTCGGGGGCTGGATCGTGGCGGGCCTGGGCATCGGGATGATCTTCCCGACGTTGTCGGTGCTGGTGCTGGAGCTGTCCGCGCCGGGGGAGGAGGGCCGCAACAGCTCGTCGCTGAGCATCGGAGAGTCGGTCTTCTCCGTCGTCGCCGTCGCGGTCACCGGGGCCGTTTTCGCCGCGTACGGGGGCCGTCCGTGGGTGTACGTGACCTGCCTCGGCCTGCTGGTCGTCATGGCGGGCACGGCCACTCTCGTGGGCGGCCGTTTCGAGCACCGCCGCGAACCGGGCACCATGGAGGTCTAG
- a CDS encoding exonuclease SbcCD subunit D, whose amino-acid sequence MRVLHSSDWHLGRSFHRESLLGAQAAYVDHLVETVRAEHVDVVVVSGDVYDRALPPVDAVALCNEALARLKALGVHTVLISGNHDSAVRLGFGADLMERVHLRTDPARAWEPVMIEDVAFFGIPYLEPELVKGPWELAERSHTAAITYAMDRVRAHPAARKVVLAHAFVTGGEASDSERDISVGGVAHVPVSAFSGVDYAALGHLHGRQVMSETVRYSGSPIAYSFSEAGHTKGSWLADLDSGLTEFVPAPVPRPVSTVRGRIDDLLTDGRFERYEDHWLQVTLTDPVRPREAMERLRRRFPHTLALVFQPDGASEGPAARARIAGRAEIEVALDFVREVRGEPADDDERRLLQEAVEACRIKESA is encoded by the coding sequence ATGCGTGTCCTGCACAGCTCCGACTGGCACCTCGGCCGGTCGTTCCACCGGGAGAGCCTGCTCGGCGCCCAGGCGGCGTACGTCGACCACCTGGTCGAGACCGTGCGTGCCGAGCACGTCGACGTCGTCGTGGTCTCCGGCGACGTCTACGACCGCGCCCTGCCTCCCGTCGACGCGGTCGCGCTGTGCAACGAGGCGCTGGCCAGGCTCAAGGCGCTCGGCGTGCACACCGTGCTCATCAGCGGCAACCACGACTCCGCCGTACGGCTGGGATTCGGCGCCGACCTCATGGAGCGGGTGCACCTGCGCACCGACCCCGCCAGGGCCTGGGAGCCGGTGATGATCGAAGACGTGGCGTTCTTCGGCATCCCCTACCTGGAGCCCGAGCTGGTCAAGGGGCCGTGGGAGCTGGCCGAGCGCAGCCACACCGCCGCGATCACGTACGCGATGGACCGGGTGCGGGCGCATCCGGCGGCGCGCAAGGTCGTGCTCGCCCACGCGTTCGTCACCGGGGGAGAGGCCAGCGACAGCGAGCGGGACATCAGCGTCGGCGGGGTCGCGCACGTGCCGGTGAGCGCGTTCTCGGGGGTCGACTACGCGGCGCTCGGGCACCTGCACGGCCGTCAGGTGATGAGCGAGACGGTCCGCTACAGCGGCTCGCCGATCGCCTACTCCTTCTCCGAGGCAGGCCACACCAAGGGCTCCTGGCTGGCCGACCTCGATTCGGGTCTGACGGAGTTCGTCCCCGCCCCGGTGCCCCGGCCGGTGAGCACGGTGCGGGGCCGCATCGACGACCTGCTTACCGACGGCCGCTTCGAGCGCTACGAGGACCACTGGCTGCAGGTGACGCTCACAGACCCGGTGCGTCCGCGCGAGGCGATGGAGCGCCTGCGCCGGCGCTTCCCGCACACGCTGGCGCTCGTCTTCCAGCCGGACGGCGCGTCCGAGGGGCCCGCGGCCCGGGCGAGGATCGCCGGCCGGGCCGAGATCGAGGTGGCGCTCGACTTCGTCCGCGAGGTTCGCGGCGAGCCCGCGGACGACGACGAACGGCGCCTGCTGCAGGAGGCGGTCGAGGCGTGCCGCATCAAGGAGAGCGCGTGA
- a CDS encoding alpha/beta hydrolase family protein: MNVGRGTLGVIAGVLMVALAAVGHLLSPPAFDPPPLSASPQFRDLPPQPAAEVRPVARTDRFRTETLLVPAKNETLKATIRAPLSPGRHPAMVFVQGSGSGDGGEFTQQAEWLAGAGIVTLAYDKRTVGYSFRSRDFGLLADDALRMLRVLRARPDVDPARAGLWGVSEGGWVVPIAAARDPQAAFVVLVSSPNVSPLRQVAWALNEQLLRLHAPTGVRDLLTRAMGGVGFDFLRYDGVPALRGITQPVLALYGTDDPSIPFVESTETLTAALTEGGNTDYTIRFLAGADHAMRIHGGPYVPDYLPTLANWMKDLPRTAKPSVAIAGATPVQRFEAADVPAAPWWGNSTILWLTLCLAAVGYVAAPVTEMVVRLRGRDLRLQARMEATVQLWPALRRRLRRMAWTGLGELAAVLAFITLIVLFSVNQAGAWPAVQAGWLVVRLLALLMLVQTVTTFAAVTGGLRDGWEPTPWQKSVLAGVLGGTALLLLTAAYYGLFAFPW, translated from the coding sequence ATGAACGTCGGCCGGGGCACTCTCGGAGTGATCGCCGGTGTGCTGATGGTGGCACTCGCCGCGGTCGGTCACTTGCTCTCCCCGCCGGCCTTCGACCCGCCACCTCTGTCCGCTTCGCCCCAGTTTCGCGACTTACCTCCCCAGCCCGCCGCGGAAGTGCGGCCGGTCGCCCGCACCGACAGGTTCCGCACCGAGACGCTCCTCGTGCCGGCGAAGAACGAGACGCTGAAGGCGACGATCAGGGCGCCCCTGTCCCCGGGACGCCATCCCGCGATGGTGTTCGTGCAGGGCTCGGGGTCGGGCGACGGCGGGGAGTTCACCCAGCAGGCCGAGTGGCTGGCCGGCGCGGGCATCGTCACGCTGGCGTACGACAAGCGGACGGTGGGCTACTCCTTCCGCAGCCGCGACTTCGGCCTGCTCGCCGACGACGCCCTGCGCATGCTGCGGGTGCTGCGCGCACGGCCCGACGTCGACCCGGCGCGCGCCGGCCTGTGGGGCGTCAGCGAGGGCGGCTGGGTCGTCCCGATCGCCGCCGCGCGTGATCCGCAGGCCGCGTTCGTGGTGCTGGTCTCCTCCCCGAACGTCTCACCGCTGCGCCAGGTCGCCTGGGCGCTGAACGAGCAGTTGCTGCGCCTGCACGCGCCGACCGGCGTACGCGACCTGCTCACCCGGGCGATGGGCGGGGTCGGCTTCGACTTCCTGCGGTACGACGGGGTGCCCGCCCTGCGCGGGATCACCCAGCCCGTCCTGGCGTTGTACGGCACCGACGACCCGTCCATCCCCTTCGTGGAGAGCACCGAGACGCTCACCGCCGCCCTGACCGAGGGCGGCAACACCGACTACACGATCCGCTTCCTCGCCGGGGCCGACCACGCCATGCGGATCCACGGCGGGCCGTACGTCCCGGACTACCTGCCCACGCTCGCCAACTGGATGAAGGACCTGCCGCGTACGGCCAAGCCCTCGGTGGCGATCGCGGGGGCGACGCCGGTGCAGCGTTTCGAGGCCGCCGACGTGCCTGCCGCGCCGTGGTGGGGCAACAGCACGATCCTGTGGCTCACGCTCTGCCTGGCCGCGGTCGGCTACGTCGCGGCGCCGGTCACCGAGATGGTCGTCCGGCTGCGCGGGCGCGACCTGCGGCTGCAGGCCAGGATGGAGGCCACCGTGCAACTGTGGCCGGCCCTCCGGCGGCGGCTGCGCAGGATGGCCTGGACCGGCCTCGGGGAGCTCGCCGCGGTCCTGGCGTTCATCACGCTCATCGTGCTGTTCTCGGTCAACCAGGCCGGCGCCTGGCCCGCCGTACAGGCCGGATGGCTGGTCGTGCGCCTGCTCGCCCTCCTGATGCTCGTGCAGACGGTCACGACGTTCGCGGCGGTGACCGGCGGCCTGCGGGACGGCTGGGAGCCGACGCCCTGGCAGAAGAGCGTCCTCGCCGGTGTGCTCGGCGGGACCGCGCTGCTGCTGCTGACCGCCGCCTACTACGGGCTGTTCGCCTTCCCCTGGTAG